From Lolium perenne isolate Kyuss_39 chromosome 5, Kyuss_2.0, whole genome shotgun sequence, a single genomic window includes:
- the LOC127299355 gene encoding endochitinase A → MANSPMAVLTFMALGLAAALLSAAGPAAAQNCGCQPGFCCSQFGFCGTTDPYCGKGCQSGPCTGSGSGSGSGGVGSIVSDAFFNAIKSKSSGGCAGQSFYTRAAFLNAAGSYSGFASGSSDAAKREIAAFFAHVTHETGHFCYIEEINGASQNYCDTSFSQWPCSSGAKYYGRGPLQLTWNYNYGAAGKSIGFDGLGSPQTVAQDPVVAFKTALWYWMTNVHGVLPRGFGATTRAINGAVECDGKNTAQMNARVGYYQDYCRQLGVDAGGSLTC, encoded by the exons ATGGCGAACTCGCCCATGGCGGTGTTGACGTTCATGGCCCTTGGGCTAGCAGCAGCACTCCTCTCGGCCGCTGGTCCGGCGGCCGCGCAGAACTGCGGCTGCCAGCCGGGCTTCTGCTGCAGCCAGTTCGGCTTCTGCGGCACCACCGATCCCTACTGCGGTAAAGGATGCCAGTCCGGACCATGCACTGGAAGTGGAAGTGGAAGTGGTAGCGGAGGTGTGGGCAGCATCGTCAGCGATGCTTTCTTCAACGCAATCAAGTCCAAATCCAGCGGCGGCTGCGCAGGCCAAAGCTTCTACACCCGTGCGGCCTTTTTGAACGCCGCTGGTTCCTACTCCGGCTTCGCGTCGGGAAGCTCCGACGCCGCCAAGCGCGAGATCGCCGCCTTCTTCGCCCACGTCACGCACGAGACCGGAC ACTTCTGCTACATCGAGGAGATTAACGGTGCGAGCCAGAACTACTGCGACACCTCCTTCTCGCAGTGGCCGTGCTCCTCCGGGGCCAAGTACTACGGCCGCGGCCCGCTGCAGCTCACGTGGAACTACAACTACGGGGCGGCGGGGAAGAGCATCGGCTTCGACGGGCTGGGGAGCCCGCAGACGGTGGCGCAGGACCCTGTGGTGGCGTTCAAGACGGCGCTCTGGTACTGGATGACCAACGTGCACGGGGTGCTGCCGCGGGGCTTCGGCGCCACCACCAGGGCCATCAACGGCGCCGTGGAGTGCGATGGCAAGAACACCGCGCAGATGAACGCAAGGGTGGGCTACTACCAGGACTACTGCCGCCAGCTCGGCGTCGACGCCGGGGGCAGCCTCACTTGCTAG